The Pseudophryne corroboree isolate aPseCor3 chromosome 12, aPseCor3.hap2, whole genome shotgun sequence genomic sequence TTTTGAGATAGTGACTATGATGTGCACGTAGAACCCTATAATCATGATGAAAGGGAACATTACAGCAAAAATGGCTGCTGAATTTGTAACTGCCCTACCGATAAAGGAACCAGAGCAAGCCAAATTCTGAAGAGGTGTCATATCACAAAAAAAATGGTCAAGCTCATTACGGCCACAAAATGTTAGGCGAGACGTGAATACGGTGGGGATAGAAGCAATGGCAAAGCCGGCAATCCATGGACCTACTGCGAGTTTAGTTTTTAGTTTGCTCATAATTATAAAATAATGAAGTGGACTGTTAATAGCCAAGTCTCGATCAAATGCCATAACtgtcaggagataacattccactACTCCCATTGAATTGCCAAAATACTGTTGTGTAATACAGCCAACAAATGATATCCTGTTTTGTCCTGCAGCGAGAATATGTAAAAAGTTTGGTACAATAACAGAAACAAATA encodes the following:
- the LOC134980480 gene encoding olfactory receptor 10A5-like yields the protein MEDGNMTVVKEFILLAFPNLHQFWLILFVLVLLMYTTCVFGNMTIIFLIKWNASLHTPMYLYISSFAFLEIIFVSVIVPNFLHILAAGQNRISFVGCITQQYFGNSMGVVECYLLTVMAFDRDLAINSPLHYFIIMSKLKTKLAVGPWIAGFAIASIPTVFTSRLTFCGRNELDHFFCDMTPLQNLACSGSFIGRAVTNSAAIFAVMFPFIMIIGFYVHIIVTISKIKSTEGKHKAFSTCSSHLIVASLFFGTSLIVYAGPNGSQYDKYLAFIYTIVTPLLNPFIYALRNTDMKSAFFKSFSYINLII